A single genomic interval of Malania oleifera isolate guangnan ecotype guangnan chromosome 13, ASM2987363v1, whole genome shotgun sequence harbors:
- the LOC131146774 gene encoding cyclic dof factor 3-like yields the protein MLETQDPSIKLFGRTIPWSATGESQVVSGDDSTDTSGATAAENSDNDLSSEEKKKESGTQSEATEELEEEKDVQAGKPTDAPPHTSEESMNPQTSLGLNENPSAPSIDEQNAASKASKTEKDGKANNPLEKSLKKIDKILPCPRCNSVETKFCYYNNYNVKQPRHFCKSCQRYWTDGGTMRNVPVGAGRRKNKNSASHYCQISISEALQTAQIDTQNGIHSPKFKRNGMVLKFNSDASLSESMASVLNIASKTIWNGVQNELHKPEQPEIPLPRKVGENGDASINGLNSTEDGGKNHTQEPIAQNFHGFPTLPGVAWPYPWNAAVPPLAFCHPAFPMFYPANYWNSTLPSTWSTPWLSPPASFPDQNVSTSGTNSPTLGKHSRDGNTLKRNSEEEESPKQKISERNIWVPKTLRIDDPDEAAKSSIWATLGIKNESICKEGLFKPFDRKADKKNHIHESSPALQANPAALSRSLNFRESS from the exons ATGCTAGAAACGCAAGACCCATCAATTAAGCTGTTTGGTAGGACAATTCCCTGGTCGGCCACGGGCGAGTCCCAGGTCGTCTCTGGCGACGACTCTACCGACACTTCTGGCGCTACTGCTGCTGAAAATTCTGATAATGATTTGTCTTCcgaggagaagaagaaagagagtgGAACGCAGAGTGAAGCAACAGAGGAGTTAGAAGAAGAGAAG GATGTTCAAGCAGGAAAACCCACTGATGCCCCACCTCATACTTCAGAAGAATCTATGAATCCACAAACATCATTGGGGCTTAACGAGAACCCGAGCGCACCTTCTATTGATGAGCAAAATGCAGCATCAAAGGCTTCCAAGACCGAGAAAGATGGTAAAGCAAATAACCCCCTGGAGAAAAGTCTTAAAAAAATAGACAAAATACTCCCATGCCCTCGCTGTAATAGCGTGGAAACAAAGTTTTGCTACTACAACAATTACAATGTCAAGCAACCCCGTCATTTCTGCAAAAGTTGTCAAAGATATTGGACGGATGGTGGTACGATGAGGAATGTGCCTGTGGGAGCTGGCCGTCGCAAGAACAAGAACTCTGCCTCACATTATTGTCAGATCTCCATCTCTGAAGCTCTCCAGACGGCTCAAATTGATACCCAGAATGGAATTCATTCCCCCAAATTTAAAAGAAATGGCATGGTGCTCAAATTCAATTCGGATGCATCCCTTTCGGAATCCATGGCTTCTGTTTTAAATATTGCGAGCAAAACAATATGGAACGGTGTGCAAAATGAGCTTCATAAACCTGAACAGCCAGAGATTCCACTTCCGCGCAAAGTTGGCGAAAATGGTGATGCTTCTATCAATGGTTTAAATTCAACAGAGGATGGAGGAAAGAATCACACTCAAGAGCCAATAGCACAAAACTTTCATGGCTTCCCCACTCTCCCTGGAGTCGCTTGGCCTTATCCGTGGAATGCTGCAGTCCCCCCACTGGCCTTCTGTCATCCTGCATTTCCCATGTTCTATCCTGCAAATTACTGGAATTCTACTCTCCCGAGCACTTGGAGCACTCCTTGGTTGTCTCCCCCAGCTTCATTCCCAGACCAAAATGTTTCAACCTCTGGTACAAATTCTCCAACCTTGGGGAAACATTCTAGGGATGGGAACACGCTCAAGCGCAATTCAGAGGAAGAGGAATCACCAAAGCAAAAGATTTCAGAGAGAAATATTTGGGTTCCTAAAACTTTGAGGATTGATGATCCTGATGAAGCTGCAAAGAGTTCTATATGGGCAACATTGGGAATTAAAAATGAATCAATCTGCAAGGAAGGGCTTTTTAAGCCCTTTGACCGTAAGGCTGACAAGAAGAATCATATACATGAAAGCTCTCCAGCATTGCAGGCAAATCCCGCTGCCTTGTCTAGATCCCTCAACTTCCGTGAGAGCTCCTAA